A section of the Rubritalea squalenifaciens DSM 18772 genome encodes:
- a CDS encoding PilW family protein, with translation MKRDSYYSTGRNLSTPEKGFALVSSIMIMTLLLIVSLGVISLSGLESRSSNQDADLARARSNARLALMTALGQLQEFVGPDQRTTASAAILDQNPWTEVAEGVNNPHYIGVWRTDGLKEDEPNTGIIRENEGILTDVRVEENTKPEEQCLAWLVSGKIENPEEEIPGDENKDYLVIARDKNEASGLNDVKVPLVNIDTDKNKQGTYAFWVSDENTKAKINLDKIYEEKNPNLSNPGDGGYTRLYTPTDFNLQDLWENYGDLSQDNIDKIVSTKTIELALSEDQDAPSTYHDITSYSYSLLVNQVDGGLQQDLTAYLENGNQPALGARKEAISGLEPIINDIAYRDKVSPRFSALKSWYDLSDEVSGSLGNRSIDVQLPELVSSRPRLGGVREQQITPVMTEAMVYMRHTFNNRKPVTLFYPRVVLWNPYNVKLKAKGYYVYFHFDKDIQMKIRYPDPSSPNSIKTSTARLNYNFSYNRNRRPVFYLEPTELEPGEALVFTAEPSGSMVAGKAMPMQLDNNFKGNILSASADPADKFCFMAEMQLDGQWGRALPNNVSMNKVSYSYPQEIWWHGSNETQSALLYLDDGGGSPKVTDFASSRYPEVSAMRFDNFSRGNNGRWGPVYTPPTQYTDISNAVQAGPETLVHLGGRLRWMNEDFSNRSFGEALNEPWYAAPLAHSNVRSPNHFRWLRDNMMGQRYTQVSTGTSGARAHLYSYGILSQTRQAPDWIDSQVMPSLAPNGNYRTAVFQSADTANAFSTYPLFELPHKEIPIVSLASLSHAQVSRYWWQPTYPIGNSLAPVNIPIDKNALTAAEEESEKQTTLSTLINNSNNYFTQLNESSGNVLTTDLSYELNHSLWDRFFLSGLPYSQGSGGWSGDKWPEDKPLPNPRMTFNPDNPESGTFAETADFNRSASSLLIDGGFNVNSLSVKAWKALLMSFRDIEMPQRNGDKYETDYVFSRLYVPADGGPSNSVRLFNNAYQKSELWNGYRALTDDQITKLAENIVRENKRRGPYLSLADFVNRRLSSQSNDMKIARSGAIQTAIDHSPINVRLDNKFNQEYNLPSDDTAANDYEYGAEYWGGPTRTPKPQSYTAFVTNRQGPQESSAVTATRSEATGAPGYLMASDVLQQIGSVIRARSDTFVIRAYGDARDSSGRILSKAYCEAVVQRTTIPVNPDEATDGLDPLPPQSGRKDFGRKFKIVSFRWLPNEEI, from the coding sequence ATGAAGCGAGACAGCTACTACTCCACTGGGCGCAACCTCTCTACACCTGAAAAAGGTTTCGCACTCGTCTCTTCCATTATGATCATGACACTCCTCTTGATAGTGTCACTTGGTGTCATTTCACTCTCAGGGCTTGAAAGCAGAAGTTCTAATCAGGATGCAGATCTAGCACGGGCAAGATCCAATGCCCGTCTGGCACTCATGACTGCTCTGGGACAATTACAGGAGTTCGTAGGCCCAGACCAGCGCACCACAGCTAGCGCTGCCATACTTGACCAGAATCCATGGACGGAGGTAGCCGAAGGAGTCAATAATCCACACTACATCGGTGTATGGAGAACGGATGGCTTGAAAGAAGATGAGCCCAATACAGGCATTATTAGAGAAAATGAAGGTATACTTACTGATGTTCGCGTAGAGGAAAATACCAAACCTGAGGAGCAATGCCTCGCTTGGCTTGTTAGTGGTAAAATTGAAAATCCAGAGGAGGAAATCCCTGGAGATGAAAATAAAGATTACCTCGTAATAGCTCGCGATAAAAATGAGGCGAGCGGTTTGAATGATGTCAAAGTGCCGCTCGTTAATATCGATACCGATAAAAACAAACAAGGCACCTATGCATTCTGGGTTTCAGACGAGAATACCAAAGCCAAGATAAACTTAGATAAGATCTATGAAGAGAAAAACCCAAACTTATCCAATCCAGGTGACGGAGGTTACACCAGACTGTATACTCCAACGGATTTCAACCTTCAGGATTTGTGGGAAAACTATGGAGACTTGTCTCAGGACAATATCGATAAAATAGTCAGCACGAAGACTATTGAGCTCGCTCTCTCTGAAGATCAAGACGCGCCCAGCACCTATCATGACATCACGTCCTACTCGTATTCACTCCTTGTAAACCAGGTTGATGGAGGTTTGCAGCAAGACCTCACAGCTTATCTTGAAAACGGCAACCAACCAGCCTTAGGCGCCAGAAAGGAAGCCATCTCTGGTCTTGAACCCATTATTAATGATATCGCCTACAGGGACAAAGTTTCGCCTAGATTTTCAGCTTTAAAATCCTGGTATGACTTGTCTGACGAAGTATCTGGTTCACTCGGTAATCGCTCCATCGATGTACAGCTTCCTGAACTAGTCAGTAGCCGTCCGCGTCTAGGAGGCGTGAGGGAGCAACAAATCACCCCAGTGATGACTGAGGCGATGGTGTACATGAGACATACTTTCAACAACCGCAAGCCGGTGACCCTCTTCTACCCCAGAGTTGTTTTATGGAATCCCTACAATGTGAAACTGAAGGCCAAAGGTTACTACGTCTATTTTCATTTCGATAAAGATATCCAAATGAAGATCCGCTACCCTGACCCGAGCTCTCCCAATTCCATCAAAACTTCCACAGCAAGGCTTAACTATAACTTTAGTTACAATAGAAACAGAAGGCCTGTTTTCTACTTGGAGCCGACAGAATTGGAACCAGGTGAGGCTCTTGTGTTCACAGCCGAGCCTTCTGGATCAATGGTTGCAGGTAAGGCCATGCCTATGCAACTCGACAACAACTTCAAAGGTAACATCTTATCGGCATCAGCTGACCCTGCCGACAAGTTCTGTTTCATGGCTGAGATGCAGCTCGACGGCCAATGGGGAAGAGCCCTCCCTAACAACGTCAGCATGAATAAGGTCAGCTACAGTTACCCTCAGGAAATTTGGTGGCACGGCAGTAATGAGACCCAATCGGCCTTACTTTATTTGGACGATGGAGGTGGCAGCCCTAAAGTGACTGATTTTGCTTCGAGTAGATACCCCGAAGTTTCAGCGATGCGCTTTGATAATTTCAGTAGGGGGAACAATGGGCGATGGGGTCCAGTCTATACACCGCCTACCCAGTACACAGATATCAGTAATGCCGTGCAAGCTGGACCTGAAACTCTGGTACACTTGGGTGGTCGTCTTCGCTGGATGAACGAGGACTTTTCCAATAGATCCTTCGGTGAAGCCCTGAATGAACCTTGGTATGCAGCTCCTCTCGCGCACTCTAACGTGAGATCACCTAACCACTTCCGCTGGCTACGTGACAACATGATGGGACAACGGTATACTCAAGTCAGCACGGGAACCAGCGGTGCAAGAGCTCACCTTTACAGCTATGGAATTCTGTCCCAGACACGTCAGGCTCCTGACTGGATAGACTCCCAAGTCATGCCGTCTCTAGCGCCGAACGGAAACTATCGCACGGCAGTATTTCAGTCAGCTGACACAGCCAATGCCTTCAGTACTTATCCCTTGTTTGAGCTACCGCACAAAGAAATCCCAATCGTTTCGCTAGCGAGCTTATCTCATGCTCAAGTTTCGAGATATTGGTGGCAACCCACCTACCCCATCGGCAACTCATTAGCTCCAGTCAATATCCCCATTGATAAAAACGCTCTCACAGCTGCTGAGGAGGAATCAGAAAAGCAGACAACACTCTCCACCCTAATCAATAACAGCAATAACTACTTCACGCAGTTAAATGAATCTTCAGGTAATGTTCTAACAACCGACCTCTCCTATGAGTTAAACCATTCACTGTGGGATCGCTTCTTCCTTTCTGGACTCCCCTACTCTCAAGGTTCAGGAGGATGGAGTGGGGACAAATGGCCGGAAGATAAGCCACTACCGAACCCACGCATGACCTTCAACCCAGATAACCCTGAGAGTGGGACGTTTGCTGAGACAGCTGACTTCAATAGGTCTGCATCAAGCTTACTGATTGATGGTGGATTCAACGTGAATTCCCTGAGTGTAAAAGCTTGGAAAGCACTTCTGATGTCCTTCCGAGACATTGAGATGCCTCAGCGTAATGGAGATAAATACGAAACAGATTACGTCTTCAGCCGTTTGTATGTGCCAGCTGATGGAGGCCCAAGTAATAGTGTCAGATTATTCAACAATGCCTACCAAAAGAGTGAACTTTGGAACGGCTATCGTGCATTGACCGACGACCAGATCACTAAATTAGCTGAGAACATTGTGCGCGAAAACAAACGTCGCGGTCCATATCTTTCTCTCGCAGATTTCGTAAACCGTCGACTTAGTTCACAAAGTAACGATATGAAAATCGCACGTTCTGGTGCAATTCAAACTGCCATCGATCACTCACCAATCAACGTACGTCTCGATAACAAGTTTAACCAGGAATACAACTTACCATCTGATGACACCGCAGCCAATGATTACGAGTATGGTGCTGAGTATTGGGGCGGCCCTACGAGGACTCCAAAGCCACAGTCCTACACCGCTTTTGTAACCAATAGACAAGGTCCACAAGAAAGCTCAGCAGTGACAGCCACCAGATCTGAGGCTACAGGTGCTCCAGGGTATCTCATGGCATCTGATGTACTTCAACAAATAGGATCCGTCATACGAGCACGCTCTGACACCTTCGTCATTCGCGCATATGGCGATGCCCGCGACTCCTCAGGACGGATCCTCAGCAAGGCCTATTGCGAAGCTGTGGTCCAGAGAACGACCATTCCCGTTAACCCTGATGAAGCTACTGATGGTCTAGATCCATTACCGCCTCAAAGTGGTAGAAAAGATTTTGGAAGGAAGTTTAAAATCGTATCCTTCCGCTGGCTACCCAATGAAGAGATTTAA
- a CDS encoding carbohydrate binding domain-containing protein, which translates to MTVLNGKEIVQNGDFKSKRLEHWQVGVTKKYGQELESKVKGNAIHFENIKETSPKYVTLSQYIDLEENTEYTVSFDAKVGDKMTGKVTMAVGRPGFACPLQDKSNYNHLKPRMLKELGPEWKHFEFTFKTIYKTDNSEVFEKGFKMSKAKEKWRTYEKDPGIAPTQIIFNLGGMGGNFSLKSVKIEKVSK; encoded by the coding sequence ATGACTGTCCTGAATGGCAAAGAAATTGTTCAGAACGGTGATTTCAAGAGCAAGAGACTCGAGCACTGGCAAGTTGGTGTTACCAAGAAATATGGGCAAGAACTGGAGAGTAAAGTGAAAGGCAATGCCATTCACTTTGAGAACATAAAGGAGACATCCCCCAAGTATGTCACCCTCTCCCAGTACATCGATCTGGAGGAAAACACAGAATACACCGTCAGCTTTGATGCAAAAGTTGGCGACAAAATGACGGGCAAAGTCACCATGGCTGTCGGGCGTCCTGGCTTTGCATGCCCTCTCCAAGACAAGTCAAATTACAACCACCTCAAGCCACGCATGCTCAAGGAACTCGGCCCTGAATGGAAGCATTTCGAATTCACCTTTAAAACCATCTACAAGACGGATAACAGTGAGGTATTCGAGAAAGGTTTCAAGATGAGCAAAGCGAAGGAAAAATGGAGAACCTACGAGAAGGATCCAGGCATTGCCCCAACACAGATCATCTTCAACCTCGGTGGCATGGGTGGCAACTTCAGTCTTAAATCTGTGAAGATAGAGAAGGTCAGCAAATAA
- a CDS encoding DUF1980 domain-containing protein codes for MSWKVLQRIFFSLCVILWGAVMLYFYVGPNLGKYLDPKFHFTVLVGGLACCVLGAFNLLMCRKETSCGHGGDCGHDHEETDLNPIVALLILLVPILASLNWTEHKIDERITDKKSAMDVDPASMRYLADLPPFTRETLDDTRDKSADGFYQMNLLELFYSAGDPDLERVFTGLNFETEAILRDEPNRNESGKRMRLYRMFMTCCAADMKAIPISIEFDGELPQIEKNSWVKVGGEMYYERLDGVVYPVLKVRRIEEIEPPFEEQMYK; via the coding sequence ATGAGTTGGAAGGTTTTACAGCGGATATTCTTCTCCCTCTGTGTGATTCTCTGGGGGGCAGTGATGCTTTATTTCTATGTGGGACCCAATCTAGGGAAGTATCTGGATCCCAAGTTTCATTTCACCGTTTTGGTTGGGGGCTTGGCCTGTTGTGTACTAGGGGCATTCAATTTGCTGATGTGCCGCAAGGAAACATCCTGCGGCCATGGTGGTGACTGCGGTCATGATCATGAGGAAACGGATCTCAACCCGATCGTGGCCTTGTTGATTCTCTTGGTGCCCATTTTGGCGTCCCTTAACTGGACTGAGCACAAGATCGATGAACGTATCACTGACAAGAAGTCTGCAATGGATGTAGATCCTGCATCCATGCGCTATCTTGCTGATCTTCCTCCGTTCACTAGAGAGACTCTGGATGATACTCGGGACAAGTCAGCCGATGGCTTCTACCAGATGAACTTGCTGGAGTTATTCTACTCAGCAGGCGATCCGGACCTGGAGCGCGTGTTCACAGGGCTAAACTTTGAAACTGAGGCGATTCTCAGAGACGAACCTAATCGCAACGAGAGTGGCAAGCGTATGCGCCTATATCGGATGTTTATGACTTGCTGTGCAGCAGACATGAAAGCGATCCCAATCTCTATCGAATTTGATGGAGAGCTTCCTCAGATTGAAAAAAATAGTTGGGTCAAAGTAGGGGGAGAGATGTACTATGAACGCTTGGATGGCGTCGTCTATCCAGTCCTAAAAGTAAGGCGGATCGAGGAAATCGAACCGCCCTTTGAGGAGCAAATGTACAAGTAA
- a CDS encoding permease gives MESFSHSTFAYYFLSLLMEGAPFILLGTLISGFIDVYMPSGMLEKLLPKKRLPAVLVCGLLGVILPVCECAVVPVIRRLVAKGLPVSCAFTYMLAAPIVNPVTILSTWSAFSDQQALYMTLSRIGMGYLIAVLVGVIVMFVPIEKILKKSLLKTVSKASKEDSHGESSECCGGHNHHHHDHSEHACCGSDHAHDKCSHDHHENCGHDHHDHADKHRIVAAMRSGMKDFVDVAVYFTIGVCLTSMFNIMQVDYSKQIDSFAGDPVKGTGLLMVLAFVLSVCSTSDAFLAASLGKFSYASKMAFMVFGPMLDVKLLFLYQTVMRKKFLAVFAISLFIIVGAICLLWAQWDGLFEWCRSLEASILSEGGSR, from the coding sequence ATGGAGAGCTTTTCACATAGTACTTTCGCTTATTATTTCCTCAGTCTCTTGATGGAGGGAGCTCCCTTCATTCTCTTAGGGACACTCATCAGTGGCTTCATTGATGTCTATATGCCATCAGGAATGCTTGAGAAATTACTGCCGAAGAAAAGACTTCCTGCGGTTTTGGTATGTGGACTCTTGGGGGTAATATTACCGGTTTGTGAGTGTGCCGTGGTGCCGGTGATTCGCCGCTTGGTCGCCAAGGGACTTCCCGTGTCCTGTGCGTTTACCTATATGCTTGCAGCTCCCATTGTAAATCCTGTGACTATTCTGAGTACCTGGAGTGCATTCAGTGATCAGCAGGCTCTCTACATGACGCTCTCTCGTATTGGCATGGGTTACCTGATTGCTGTCTTGGTGGGCGTGATCGTGATGTTCGTGCCGATTGAGAAGATCCTCAAAAAATCATTACTCAAGACGGTCTCCAAAGCTTCCAAGGAAGATTCTCATGGTGAATCTTCTGAGTGTTGTGGCGGGCATAACCACCATCATCACGACCACTCTGAGCATGCATGCTGTGGTTCTGATCATGCCCATGACAAATGTAGTCACGACCATCATGAAAACTGTGGCCACGACCACCACGATCATGCTGATAAGCACCGCATAGTTGCAGCCATGCGAAGTGGTATGAAGGACTTCGTAGACGTGGCTGTCTATTTCACCATTGGTGTCTGTCTTACCTCGATGTTTAACATCATGCAGGTAGACTACAGTAAGCAGATTGATAGCTTTGCCGGAGATCCAGTCAAAGGCACGGGACTACTCATGGTGCTAGCATTCGTACTCAGCGTGTGCAGTACATCTGATGCGTTTTTGGCAGCTTCTCTGGGTAAATTCAGTTATGCCTCAAAAATGGCTTTCATGGTCTTTGGCCCCATGCTGGATGTAAAACTGCTCTTCCTTTACCAGACCGTGATGAGGAAGAAGTTCTTGGCGGTGTTTGCAATCTCCTTGTTTATCATAGTCGGAGCGATATGTCTGCTTTGGGCACAATGGGATGGCCTATTTGAGTGGTGTCGTAGCCTGGAAGCATCTATCTTGAGTGAAGGAGGTAGCCGATGA
- a CDS encoding FAD:protein FMN transferase has translation MTSSSASEDESIKEYAFPLMGTRFLVRGEGLDEEDVRAAVELGKKINSACSDYDATSELMKLNHWPENQPFILSPILKDVLAEALTISKLTEGAYDPTVGWHTWNWRKSRRDHTLPKLEAIAKAKAATGWNQLVLNSEESTITKLLPNMRIDLGGIAKGYTADSILSLLQQRGIKKASVAAGGDLCLGKAPSGKEGWAVSLKTLDAENKLVPQQLLLVDKGISTSGDIHQWIEIEGKRYSHIVDAATGLGLERRISATVIADKTTWSDALATALCVRPDIMEKLVKEAGIKAWIVLEDENGQNQLIKSSNADN, from the coding sequence ATGACGTCCTCCTCAGCGAGTGAGGATGAGTCTATCAAAGAATACGCGTTCCCTCTGATGGGGACGCGTTTTTTAGTGCGTGGTGAAGGCTTGGACGAGGAGGATGTCCGGGCTGCTGTGGAGCTAGGTAAGAAGATTAACTCTGCTTGTTCCGACTATGATGCCACCAGTGAGTTGATGAAGCTGAATCACTGGCCGGAGAATCAACCGTTCATTTTGAGCCCGATTCTGAAGGATGTTTTGGCGGAAGCATTGACCATTTCAAAGCTTACCGAGGGGGCTTATGACCCTACCGTAGGCTGGCACACATGGAACTGGAGAAAATCACGTAGAGATCATACCTTGCCAAAGCTTGAAGCTATAGCCAAAGCCAAGGCGGCTACTGGCTGGAATCAACTAGTCCTGAACTCTGAAGAGTCCACCATCACAAAACTCCTACCCAACATGAGGATTGATCTTGGAGGAATTGCCAAGGGGTATACGGCGGACAGCATCCTATCTCTGCTTCAGCAGCGCGGCATTAAGAAGGCTAGTGTGGCCGCAGGCGGTGATCTCTGCCTGGGCAAGGCTCCAAGTGGTAAAGAGGGCTGGGCGGTAAGCCTGAAAACTCTGGATGCTGAAAACAAGCTCGTGCCTCAGCAGTTGTTACTCGTTGATAAAGGGATTTCGACCTCAGGGGATATTCATCAATGGATCGAGATTGAGGGGAAGCGCTACTCACACATCGTGGATGCTGCTACAGGTCTGGGGCTTGAGAGACGAATCTCTGCGACGGTGATCGCAGACAAGACGACCTGGAGTGATGCATTGGCCACAGCTCTGTGTGTTCGGCCGGATATCATGGAGAAGCTGGTCAAAGAGGCTGGAATCAAGGCTTGGATTGTCCTTGAAGATGAAAATGGGCAAAACCAACTTATAAAATCATCCAATGCCGATAATTGA
- a CDS encoding formylglycine-generating enzyme family protein — MKFTSKLASGTALAVLLTGCGEEHSQYKLTEQGKELFGGVTANEQAKDKKTEAPQGNGEDATDKVSAEVGGASAKAPELTGEMLNEDRLDLTKKIHALIAKTADPASEAEMKTYELSVPKAGDAKITMVAVPGGEFTIGSPEGEEGRDPDEGPQRKIQVEPMWVCEIEIPWAVYRAYYENGDARKKDGTLKEVEPDTELADLVAQPTPQYMDMFVNGTFSPDDEYPAMEMTNHAANKFCQWLSAQTGHFYRLPTEAEWEYACRAGSTTKYFWGDDASKADEYAWFEDNSDFTYQKVKLKRPNAFGLYDMVGNVSEWTLDQYTADAYKQIEDGAVEPWVVPTTRYPRVFRGGNWNTAVDKLRSASREQSDKELKYQDPQVPKSIWYHTDAQHVGFRIIRPMKTPSAEMMHRYWNTDAGIQKFNQEDLGQ, encoded by the coding sequence ATGAAATTTACGAGTAAACTAGCTAGTGGAACAGCGCTTGCAGTCCTTCTTACAGGCTGCGGTGAGGAACATTCCCAATATAAGCTTACTGAGCAAGGAAAGGAACTCTTCGGTGGAGTCACAGCCAACGAGCAAGCAAAGGATAAAAAAACTGAAGCTCCACAAGGCAATGGTGAGGACGCTACGGACAAGGTTTCAGCTGAGGTGGGGGGGGCTAGTGCTAAAGCTCCTGAATTGACTGGTGAAATGCTGAATGAAGACAGACTGGACCTCACCAAGAAAATCCACGCTCTGATCGCAAAAACTGCGGATCCTGCCAGCGAGGCTGAGATGAAGACCTACGAACTCTCCGTACCTAAAGCTGGCGATGCAAAAATCACCATGGTTGCCGTCCCGGGTGGTGAGTTCACCATTGGTTCACCAGAAGGTGAAGAAGGTAGGGATCCCGATGAGGGCCCTCAGCGTAAGATTCAAGTCGAGCCTATGTGGGTTTGTGAGATTGAAATTCCATGGGCTGTTTATCGTGCCTACTATGAGAATGGAGATGCTCGTAAGAAGGATGGTACCCTTAAGGAGGTAGAGCCAGATACCGAATTGGCTGACCTCGTGGCCCAGCCTACACCTCAGTACATGGACATGTTTGTTAATGGCACATTCTCTCCTGATGATGAGTATCCAGCCATGGAGATGACAAACCATGCTGCTAATAAATTCTGCCAATGGCTGAGTGCCCAGACAGGTCATTTCTACCGCCTCCCTACAGAAGCCGAGTGGGAGTATGCGTGCAGGGCGGGCAGCACTACCAAGTACTTCTGGGGTGACGATGCCTCTAAGGCCGACGAGTATGCCTGGTTTGAAGATAACAGCGATTTTACTTACCAAAAAGTCAAACTCAAGAGGCCGAATGCCTTTGGTCTCTACGATATGGTTGGTAACGTCTCTGAGTGGACTCTCGATCAGTACACTGCTGATGCCTACAAGCAGATAGAAGACGGAGCGGTAGAACCATGGGTAGTTCCGACCACACGTTATCCACGTGTATTCCGTGGTGGTAACTGGAATACAGCTGTGGACAAGCTTCGCTCAGCTTCACGTGAGCAATCCGATAAGGAGCTCAAGTACCAAGACCCACAGGTTCCCAAGAGTATCTGGTATCACACCGATGCCCAGCACGTTGGTTTCCGTATCATCCGTCCGATGAAGACTCCGAGTGCTGAAATGATGCACCGTTACTGGAATACGGATGCAGGCATCCAGAAGTTCAACCAGGAAGACCTGGGTCAATAA
- a CDS encoding formylglycine-generating enzyme family protein: MMEGIVGNMRIAFKFFSLLLFPILDVACNDSLDSYTLNKEGRLLFGLEKYQVTNVDGEAVPPQENMPANLRAKHRLDITKQVYDLIIRNPDPKSESEMKTYEEAVPLANGYTLKMVAIPGGEFTMGSPEGEKGRKEDEGPQRNLSIEPMWVCEIEIPWAVYRSYYTNGEARKDDGTLKEIEPDTPLTSLISQPTPQVKDMFVSGSFSSEDEYPAMNMTNHAANKFCQWLSAQTGHYYRLPTEAEWEYACRAGSTTAYPWGDDPAQVAEYAWYEDNADFTYQKVKLKKPNAFGLYDMLGNVAEWTLDQYKPDAYRTPVTTGFNWVEPETRYPRVFRGGSWKSKLSEIRSSSRQFSSTEELKWLDPQNPKSVWYFTHGQHVGFRVVRPMKTPDLNTMHKLWNTDEWTDKMNNEDWPTQ; this comes from the coding sequence ATGATGGAAGGTATTGTGGGAAATATGCGCATTGCCTTCAAATTTTTTAGCTTACTGTTGTTTCCAATTCTTGACGTGGCATGTAATGATTCTCTGGATAGTTACACGCTTAACAAAGAGGGGAGACTTCTTTTTGGTTTAGAGAAATATCAGGTCACTAATGTCGATGGTGAAGCTGTACCTCCGCAAGAGAATATGCCTGCGAACCTACGAGCTAAACATCGCTTGGATATTACTAAGCAGGTTTATGATCTCATCATCAGGAATCCTGATCCCAAGTCGGAATCTGAGATGAAGACCTATGAAGAGGCTGTGCCTCTCGCGAATGGCTATACTTTGAAAATGGTCGCCATACCTGGTGGCGAGTTTACCATGGGCTCACCTGAGGGGGAAAAAGGTAGAAAAGAGGATGAGGGGCCACAAAGAAACTTGTCCATTGAGCCGATGTGGGTTTGCGAAATTGAAATCCCTTGGGCTGTCTATCGCTCGTATTACACGAATGGTGAAGCCCGTAAGGACGATGGCACTCTCAAAGAGATTGAGCCTGATACACCATTGACCTCACTGATCAGTCAACCCACTCCTCAAGTAAAAGATATGTTCGTCAGCGGAAGCTTTTCGAGCGAGGATGAATATCCGGCCATGAACATGACTAATCATGCTGCCAATAAATTCTGCCAATGGCTGAGTGCTCAGACGGGGCATTACTATCGTTTACCCACAGAGGCCGAATGGGAGTATGCCTGCCGAGCTGGCAGTACGACTGCTTATCCATGGGGCGATGACCCCGCACAAGTAGCAGAGTATGCGTGGTATGAGGATAATGCAGATTTCACATATCAAAAAGTGAAGCTGAAGAAGCCGAATGCCTTTGGTCTTTATGACATGCTGGGAAATGTTGCCGAATGGACTCTCGATCAATACAAGCCTGATGCTTACAGGACGCCGGTTACGACAGGATTCAACTGGGTAGAGCCAGAAACCAGATATCCTAGGGTCTTCCGTGGTGGCAGCTGGAAAAGTAAACTCTCTGAAATACGTTCATCTTCGAGACAATTCTCCAGTACCGAGGAGCTCAAATGGCTGGATCCTCAAAATCCCAAAAGTGTCTGGTATTTTACTCATGGTCAGCATGTTGGCTTTAGAGTTGTCAGGCCAATGAAAACGCCGGATCTGAATACGATGCACAAACTTTGGAATACTGACGAATGGACGGATAAGATGAATAATGAGGATTGGCCTACACAGTAA
- a CDS encoding phosphoenolpyruvate hydrolase family protein — translation MPNPWTGKGNPYTREEVIERLQATLTSGQSIIAAGAGTGISAKFIEKGGADFLIIYNSGRFRMAGHGSTAGMMSYGDANAIAMEIGEYEVLPVVEEIPVLCGVNATDPRRRMWHWLLKVKEMGFSGVNNFPTHTLVDGHFGRVLEETGMGVEKEVEMVALARKMDLFTSVYVTTPEQASAMAKAGADSIIAHVGTTVGGSIGVTNAVCSMEDAAKRTQDIIDAAKNVREDIIFLSHGGPICTPEDAAYINQHTDTVGFVGASSIERLGVEESIMNLTKDFKSIPIE, via the coding sequence ATGCCGAATCCATGGACAGGAAAGGGGAACCCCTACACGAGAGAGGAAGTCATCGAGCGACTTCAAGCTACTTTAACATCAGGCCAATCGATCATTGCCGCGGGTGCTGGTACGGGGATCAGTGCCAAGTTTATCGAAAAAGGTGGAGCGGACTTTCTGATTATTTATAACTCGGGTCGTTTTCGTATGGCTGGGCACGGTTCCACAGCTGGCATGATGTCCTATGGAGATGCGAATGCGATAGCCATGGAGATTGGCGAATATGAAGTGCTTCCAGTCGTGGAAGAAATCCCGGTTCTTTGTGGGGTTAACGCCACGGACCCTAGGCGTAGAATGTGGCATTGGCTTCTCAAGGTGAAGGAAATGGGCTTTTCGGGAGTGAACAATTTTCCTACGCATACTCTAGTGGACGGTCATTTCGGTCGAGTTTTGGAAGAAACGGGAATGGGTGTGGAAAAAGAAGTCGAGATGGTGGCCTTGGCTCGCAAGATGGATTTGTTTACTTCGGTTTACGTGACGACCCCTGAACAGGCTTCCGCGATGGCGAAAGCTGGTGCAGATTCCATCATTGCTCACGTAGGCACCACCGTTGGCGGGTCAATCGGAGTGACCAATGCCGTATGCTCGATGGAAGATGCCGCGAAGAGGACTCAGGATATTATTGATGCCGCAAAGAACGTCCGGGAAGACATCATCTTTTTATCACATGGCGGCCCTATTTGTACTCCTGAGGATGCAGCCTATATCAATCAGCACACAGATACTGTGGGATTCGTAGGGGCATCGAGCATCGAGAGACTCGGGGTAGAGGAATCGATCATGAATCTAACCAAAGATTTTAAGTCTATCCCAATTGAGTAG